The Canis lupus familiaris isolate Mischka breed German Shepherd chromosome 19, alternate assembly UU_Cfam_GSD_1.0, whole genome shotgun sequence genome contains a region encoding:
- the LOC111091116 gene encoding protein CEBPZOS yields the protein MARTMEPLAKKIFKGVLVVELLGIFGAYFLFNRMNTSQDFRQTMSKKFPFILEVYYKSIEQSGMYGVREQDQEKWLNSKN from the coding sequence ATGGCTCGCACTATGGAACCACTGGCAAAGAAGATCTTTAAAGGAGTTTTAGTAGTTGAGCTCTTGGGCATTTTTGGAgcctattttttgtttaatagGATGAACACAAGCCAAGATTTCAGGCAAACAATGAGCAAGAAATTTCCCTTCATCTTGGAAGTTTATTACAAATCCATTGAACAGTCTGGAATGTATGGAGTCAGAGAGCAAGATCAAGAAAAATGGCTGAATAGCAAAAATTAG